The Halomonas elongata DSM 2581 DNA segment CTTCCATGAGGCCTCCGATTGTAGTGATTATGGCAAGACCTTGTCATTGATGATTCACCGGTGCCCGGGAATCGGCAGCCTGCACTTTGCATGGCGTGGTGCCATGCAAAGTGCGGTGCCTTGTGCCGATGATGGCAATGGCGGTTCAGTCGTCGCCCATGGCAAGAAGTGATGCGTTGCCGCCCAGCGCAGCGGTATTGATGGTCACCGTCTTTTCCGTGGCGAAGCGCGGCAGATAATTGGGGCCGCCCGCCTTGGGACCCGTGCCGGAGTAGCCCTGGCCGCCGAAGGGTTGAACCCCTACTACCGCACCGATGATGTCGCGGTTGACGTAGACGTTGCCGACGCGAATTCGACGGGCGATATCCTCGGCGAAGGATTCATTGCGGCTGTGCACGCCGAAGGTCAGGCCATAGCCACGGCCATTGATCGAGTCGATGACGGCGTCCAGTTCCCGGGCCTTGTAGCGCACGATGTGCAGGATGGGACCGAACTGTTCGCGCTCGAGTGTCTCGATGCCATCGATCTGGAAGGCTGTCGGGGCGATGAAGGTGCCATCGGCGGTATGAGCGGCGTCGAGTTTCGTTTCCGCGATCAGGCGGCCTTCGCCCTTGAGCTTGTCGATATGCGCCTGGAGATTCTCGCGGGCCTCTTCATCGATGACCGGCCCGACGTCGGTACCCAGATCGCGGGGATCGCCGACGTGGAGTTCATCCATGGCGCCCTTGAGGATCTCGATGACGCGGTCGGCCACGTCGTCCTGCAGGTACAGCACGCGCAGGGCGGAGCAGCGCTGGCCGGCACTCTGGAAGGCCGAGTGGATGACGTCGTTGACGACCTGCTCGGGCAGGGCGGTGGAGTCGACGATCATGGCGTTCATGCCGCCGGTTTCGGCTATCAGGGTGGGCAGCGGCGCGTTCTGGCGCTCGGCCAGGGAGCGGTTGATGATCTGGGCGGTGTCGGTGCCGCCGGTGAAGACCACGCCGGTGATGCGCGAGTCGCCGCTCAGCACGCTGCCCACGGTGGGGCCGTCACCGGGCAGCAGCTGGACCACGTCCCGGGGCATGCCGGCCTGGTGGAGGAGCTCGACGACCCGGTGGGCGATGATGGAGGTCTGCTCGGCGGGCTTGGCCAGCACGGTGTTGCCGGCCACGGCCGCGGCCATCATCTGGCCGCAGAAGATCGCCACCGGGAAGTTCCAGGGGCTGATCGCCGCGAAGACGCCCTTGCCGCTCATCACCAGCTCGTTGGATTCGCCCGTCGGCCCCGGCAACTGGATCGGCTCGCCGAAGATTTCCTCGGCCTGGGCCGCGTAATAGCGGCAGAAATCCACGGCTTCGCGAATCTCGGCGACGCCATCGGTCAGCAGCTTGCCGCCCTCGCGGGAGCACAGCGTCATCAACTCGGCCATGTGCTCTTCCATCAGCTCGGCGAAGCGGCGCAGGATGGCGGCGCGTTCGGCGACCGGGGTGGCGTCCCAGCGGGGGAAGGCCGCCCAGGCAGCATCCACGGCGCGCTGGGCCTGTTCCTTGCTGGTCCAGAGTACGCTGCCGACCTTCTTGCGACGGTCATAAGGGCAGGTAACGTCATGCACCAGCTCGGGGTCGGTGGCGACGTCGAAGGCCAGCAGCGGGCGTGCTTCGTAGGTGGTTTCCATGCACTCGCGCATGGCCCGCATCAGCGGGTCGTAGTGACTGCGGATATTGAGGTTGACGCCCCGCGAATTGAGTCGCTTCTCGCCGTAGATGTCCCGAGGGAGGGGGATCTGCGGGTTGGCCAGGGTGTCGTAATGGCGCAGTGTTTCCACGGGGTGCACGCACAGCGATTCCACCGGCACCTTGGGGTCGACCAACTGGTGGACGAAGGACGAGTTGGCCCCGTTCTCGAGCAGGCGACGGACCAGGTAGGGCAGCAGGTCCTTGTGGGCGCCCACCGGTGCATAGATGCGGCAGTAAGTGCCCTGGGGCGCACGCTTGAGAGCGGCGGCATAGAGGGCCTCGCCCATGCCGTGCAGGCGCTGGAACTCGAAGGAACGATCGGCCTCGTTGGCCACTTCGAGGATGGTGCTGATGGTGTGGGCGTTATGGGTGGCGAACTGCGGGAAGATTCGCCCGCGGGTGGCGTCCGACAGCAAGAAGCGCGCGCACACCAGGTAGGCGACGTCGGTGGCCGCCTTGCGCGTATAGACCGGATAGCCCTCGACGCCGAGCTGCTGGGATTCCTTGATCTCGGTGTCCCAGTAGGCGCCCTTGACCAGGCGCAGCGGAATCTCGTCGCCCTGGGTCTCGGCCAGGCGGTTGATGTAGTGCAGTACCGGCAGGGCGCGCTTGGCGTAGGCCTGGACGACCAGGCCGAAATGGCCCCAGCCGCGGCAGACATCGTGCTCGTAGACGGCACGGAACACCTCGAGGGACAACTCCAGGCGATCGACCTCCTCGGCATCGATGGTCACGGCGACATCGCGCTCGCGGGCCATGCGGACCAGCTCCAGCGTGCTGGCGACGAGCTCCTCGAGAACCTGTTCGCGACGACCGAACTCGTAGCGCGGATGCAGGGCGGAGAGCTTGATGGAAACCGACGGTGACGGCGTCTTGTCCGACAGCCGGGCGCTGGCCTTGCCGACCCGCTCGATGGCATTGGCATAGTCATCGAAGTAGCGCTTGGCGTCGTCGCGGGTGCGGGCGGCCTCGCCCAGCATGTCGTAGGAGTAGGTATAGCCCTGGTCGAACAGCGGCTTGGAGCGCTTGAGCGCCTCGTC contains these protein-coding regions:
- the putA gene encoding bifunctional proline dehydrogenase/L-glutamate gamma-semialdehyde dehydrogenase PutA, which gives rise to MLNANDMLDNATWRQELDTLFTKVSDHYVVDENAYVEELIKALGTDERDFARIADKTAELVREIREMDTAVDTIDELLQQYSLDTHEGLMLMCLAEAMLRIPDKATADALIEDKLGPADWKSYLGQSESWMVNASTWGLLMTGRVITMDKPQEGRPSGFINKMVNRMGEPVIRRAMVEAMKVMGKQFVLGRDVDEALKRSKPLFDQGYTYSYDMLGEAARTRDDAKRYFDDYANAIERVGKASARLSDKTPSPSVSIKLSALHPRYEFGRREQVLEELVASTLELVRMARERDVAVTIDAEEVDRLELSLEVFRAVYEHDVCRGWGHFGLVVQAYAKRALPVLHYINRLAETQGDEIPLRLVKGAYWDTEIKESQQLGVEGYPVYTRKAATDVAYLVCARFLLSDATRGRIFPQFATHNAHTISTILEVANEADRSFEFQRLHGMGEALYAAALKRAPQGTYCRIYAPVGAHKDLLPYLVRRLLENGANSSFVHQLVDPKVPVESLCVHPVETLRHYDTLANPQIPLPRDIYGEKRLNSRGVNLNIRSHYDPLMRAMRECMETTYEARPLLAFDVATDPELVHDVTCPYDRRKKVGSVLWTSKEQAQRAVDAAWAAFPRWDATPVAERAAILRRFAELMEEHMAELMTLCSREGGKLLTDGVAEIREAVDFCRYYAAQAEEIFGEPIQLPGPTGESNELVMSGKGVFAAISPWNFPVAIFCGQMMAAAVAGNTVLAKPAEQTSIIAHRVVELLHQAGMPRDVVQLLPGDGPTVGSVLSGDSRITGVVFTGGTDTAQIINRSLAERQNAPLPTLIAETGGMNAMIVDSTALPEQVVNDVIHSAFQSAGQRCSALRVLYLQDDVADRVIEILKGAMDELHVGDPRDLGTDVGPVIDEEARENLQAHIDKLKGEGRLIAETKLDAAHTADGTFIAPTAFQIDGIETLEREQFGPILHIVRYKARELDAVIDSINGRGYGLTFGVHSRNESFAEDIARRIRVGNVYVNRDIIGAVVGVQPFGGQGYSGTGPKAGGPNYLPRFATEKTVTINTAALGGNASLLAMGDD